The Juglans regia cultivar Chandler chromosome 2, Walnut 2.0, whole genome shotgun sequence genome includes a window with the following:
- the LOC108994195 gene encoding ATP synthase subunit gamma, mitochondrial, translating to MAMAALRREGRRLAPLISPQSITAVRSSVISQEQAPLGLRSISTQIVRNRMKSVKNIQKITKAMKMVAASKLRAIQVRAENSRGLWQPFTALLGDSPSVDVKKNVIVTISSDKGLCGGINSTSVKTSKALKKLTAGPEKETKYVVLGEKAKAQLIRDSKKDIELSITELQKNPLNYTQVSVLADDILKNVEYDALRIVFNKFQSVVSFLPTVATVLSPEAVEKEAESGGKLGELDSYEIEGGETKSEVLQNLGEFQFSCVLFNAVLENACSEQGARMSAMDSSSRNAGDMLDRLTLTYNRTRQASITTELIEIISGASALEG from the exons ATGGCCATGGCTGCGCTCAGACGAGAGGGGAGGCGTCTCGCCCCTCTGATCTCCCCCCAATCAATCACCGCTGTCCGATCCTCTGTCATCTCTCA GGAGCAGGCCCCCCTGGGATTGCGCTCAATTTCAACTCAAATTG TCAGAAACCGGATGAAGAGTGTGAAGAATATCCAGAAAATTACAAAGGCAATGAAAATGGTTGCAGCCTCGAAGCTTAGAGCGATTCAAGTTAGAGCTGAAAACTCACGTGGCCTGTGGCAGCCATTTACTGCCCTTCTTGGCGACAGTCCCA GTGTTGATGTGAAGAAGAATGTCATTGTTACCATTTCTTCAGACAAAGGTCTTTGTGGTGGAATCAACTCTACATCAGTCAAGACAAGCAAGGCTTTGAAGAAGTTGACTGCTG GCCCcgagaaagaaacaaaatatgtTGTTTTGGGAGAAAAAGCAAAGGCTCAATTGATACGTGACTCGAAGAAGGATATCGAGTTATCGATAACTGAGTTGCAAAAGAATCCTTTGAATTATACGCAG GTCTCTGTTCTGGCAGACGACATTTTAAAGAATGTTGAGTATGACGCCTTGAGAATTGTCTTCAACAAGTTCCAGTCAGTTGTCTCATTTCTTCCCACTGTGGCAACTGTTTTATCTCCTGAG GCTGTGGAGAAAGAGGCTGAATCTGGGGGAAAGCTTGGTGAACTAGACTCTTATGAGATTGAAGGTGGTGAAACAAAGTCAGAAGTACTCCAGAATCTTGGGGAGTTCCAATTCTCTTGT GTCTTGTTCAATGCGGTGTTGGAGAATGCGTGCAGTGAGCAAGGAGCAAGGATGTCTGCTATGGATAGCTCAAGCAGAAATGCGGGGGATATGCTTGATCGACTCACACTCACTTACAACAG AACTCGGCAAGCATCTATTACCACTGAATTGATTGAGATTATATCTGGAGCATCAGCCCTTGAGGGCTAA
- the LOC118347650 gene encoding uncharacterized mitochondrial protein AtMg00310-like translates to MRMFLLPASITRKLNQILRKFWWGFNEDSSKIQWVKWKQLSGSKEIGGLGFRDLRCFNLALLSKQGWRILQNPTSLVAQILKQKYFNKGDLLEAKLGTRPSFAWRGIHAGLILLKKGLIWRAGNGQKINIWQDKWIPSLPAQKILTP, encoded by the coding sequence ATGAGAATGTTCCTGTTACCGGCATCCATTACTAGGAAGTTGAATCAGATTCTTaggaaattctggtggggaTTCAATGAAGACTCCTCCAAAATTCAATGGGTTAAGTGGAAGCAACTCAGTGGCAGTAAAGAAATAGGAGGACTTGGTTTTAGAGATCTAAGATGCTTTAATCTTGCTTTACTCTCAAAGCAGGGATGGAGGATCCTTCAAAATCCAACATCCCTAGTGGCACAAATTTTAAAGCAAAAGTATTTTAACAAAGGAGATTTGCTTGAAGCAAAATTGGGGACAAGGCCTTCCTTTGCATGGAGAGGCATTCATGCTGGCTTAATACTGTTAAAGAAAGGCCTCATATGGAGGGCTGGAAATGGCCAGAAGATAAACATTTGGCAAGACAAATGGATCCCTTCACTACCCGCCCAAAAGATCTTGACTCCTTGA
- the LOC108994169 gene encoding uncharacterized protein LOC108994169, which translates to MQSREGKIGIGVLIRDHQGLVIGALRANRTLRGNAFDAEAYGLLMATVFCKDLGLRQLCLEGDSKQVVDLLNQDYSNWSMGGCLITDAKNILNSAAAWSVSHAYREANMAAHMLAKAALDCIEDVYDIEMCPTCILPLVTKEMS; encoded by the coding sequence ATGCAATCGAGGGAAGGGAAAATTGGTATAGGTGTACTCATAAGAGACCATCAAGGCCTTGTGATAGGCGCTCTTCGCGCTAACAGAACCTTAAGAGGCAATGCCTTTGATGCGGAAGCTTATGGACTCCTTATGGCAACTGTTTTTTGCAAGGATCTTGGATTAAGGCAGTTATGCCTGGAGGGGGACTCAAAACAGGTAGTGGATCTTTTGAACCAAGATTATTCCAACTGGAGCATGGGTGGATGTCTCATAACAGatgccaaaaatattttaaattcggCTGCTGCTTGGTCAGTTTCACATGCATATCGTGAGGCTAATATGGCAGCTCACATGCTTGCAAAGGCTGCACTCGACTGCATTGAAGATGTTTATGATATTGAGATGTGTCCAACCTGTATTCTTCCTTTGGTTACTAAGGAAATGAGTTGA